The segment tgcttaataaacgcaAGGACAACAACTAGTAGGTGAATCCTCCCCTGgatgacaaaaaatgctgggaaaactacaaagtaatctggcagaaattagattttgttgttgaatcattttcagtcaagttcaactcttcatgaccccatttgggttttcttggcaaaaattaaGAGTggattgctatttccttctccatctcatcttacaaatgaggaaactgaggtaaacacggttaagtgacttgtccagggtcagctagtaagtgcctaaggccagatttgaactcagaagttgatgaagatgagacttcctaattccaggtctggcactctatccagtatATTGCCTAGCTGCCCTCAGAAATTAGAAATGGATGCATGACCTAAATATGATACCATTTTACAAAAAACtgttaaaggaaaagataaaattttcacAATTTCAGATAAAGGCCAAAGGAGTGACAAAGATTATCAtaggaaataaaatgcttaattCTGATATATACAATTGAAAACTTTCTGCAAAAATCAATCcagttagaattagaaggagAAATAGATGGAGGGAAAAACCATCTTTGGAGGACAGTTTTCCTGATAAAGATCTGCTATTTCATGGATATAACTATGGATATATCCATGGATATGAATTAGGAAGTCCATGGATATAAGGAATTGTAATAAATATGTAAGaacaagagtcattccccaattttaaaaaatggccaACACAAGACTAGATGATTCTCCAAAGAAGATAGTTCTCAAACTACCAACTACAATATGAACAAAATCCCTATATCTTAACTAGTAAATCTAAatctaataagaaaaatgaaaattaaaacaattttgaggttcCACTCTAGATCCATTAAACTGGCAAagacaaccaaaaaaagaaaatgacaattgtagGAGGAGCTATAGGAAAAGAGGCACTCTAATAGAatcttggtggagctgtaaattagcccaaccattctggaaagcaatatggattTATGCCCAGGAAGTCATTAAATAAATACCACTACTATGCATaaacagatcaaagaaagtagaaatgacTTATATAGACAAAGATATTTACAGCAGCATTCTTTATTGTAACATAAGACAGGAAattaaagagaaactgaaaaattcacatgaaatataatagaatattactgagATATATTAAGTGACAAAAGGTAAGGATTCAGAGAACCCTGGGAAGATCTAGATGAACTAGTGCAGAGTGAAGTGTCATCTTGGCAACAAGGGGACGAGTAGTACCTAATGAgataaacattttcaaatatgGACAATctatggatttattttgcttgaccatACTTTTTATAAGGGAAAGGTCAGTGAGTTGGAACAAATGAAACAGTAGCAAGGATGCCAAaaagaagataagagaaaaaagacaagCATATCaagaaaatattaggaaaaaataaacagagaagaaaactcagaaaaggacacAAGACACAAAGGGCTGTGATGGTAGTACaatgttaaatttaacatatacTTGATTGGCAGTACTGttcacaatctttttttctttgcagttGGAAAAGTATGCATTtgtcaaattaataaaaaagaacagGGAAGCAGAAATGATTAAAAGTTCAGCATGGCTTCACCAAACATGCAAgactaacattttcttttttgaaggtaGCTAGCCTTCTAAATTATGGCAATGCTATTTACACATAGGTTACTTAAAATTTACTTAAAACAAGgcatttaaattcaatttcaattcaacaaacatttattatgtccTTACTGTGGTAAAAGGttcttctctccagtatgaatcctaTGATGTCGTGTAAGGTGTGTCTTCCGGTTAAAgcccttcccacattcattacatttatacggtttttctccagaatgaattCTCTGATGAATTTTAAGCTGTGAAATCTGACTgtaggctttcccacattcattacatttatagggtttctctGCAGAATGAACTTTTTGATGAGTATTTAGCTGTGAAATCTGGCTGTAGGCTTTCCCACACTCATTACACCTAAATGGTTTCTCTTGGTTGTGAGTGTGTTGATGTAGAGTAAGGTGTGTACTACGGTTGAAACCcttcccacattctttacatttatagggtttttctccagaatgaattctctgatgttgagtaagtATTCCCCTCTTAgtaaaggccttcccacattcattgcatttatagggtttctctccagaatgaattctctgatgatCAGTAAGTATTCCTCGATTGGTGAAGGCTttaccacattcattacatttatagggtcTTTCTCCACTATGAGTAAGTTGGTGTTGAGTTACATGTGCCCTTTGagtgaaggcttttccacattcgtAACACTTAAATGGTTTTTCTCCACTATGAGTAAGTTGATGTTGAGTAAGTTGTGCCCTCTGggtgaaggctttcccacattcattacatttaaaaggtttttctccagaatgaattctctgatgtcgaGTAAGGTTTGCCCACTTagtgaaggctttcccacattcattacatttataggatTTCTCTCTACAATGACGAGCACGATGGAGATTAAGTTGTAAATCCTGGCTAAAAACTTTCCCAAACCCTTTATACTTCAAAGATTCCTCTACTGCATAGATTCCTGGACATTCAGATAGTTCTGAATTATCTTTGAAGCTCTTGCCATGTGTATCATATTGAGAGAAACTATTTACTAAAGGAATTCTCTGTTGTGTAATTAACATTGAGCTCAGATTGAAGCTTTTCTCAAATTCACTGCTTTCAGAACCTCTAACCTTGCTTGGATTTTCCTCATGAGTGATTGTTCCTAGCTTCAAATGATTTTCCTGTTGGCCTTGTTGCCTCACCAACATGTCATAACATATGAAGGCTTCTCCTAGTTCAGAGTTCCAAGAATTATGTCCTTTTATTGTCTCCCCCTGAGATGACTCTTCTACAGAAGTTTTCCACTTTGGAAATTTCTTAGCATCAGGTCCAGTATCCCaatctggaaaaaaatgttttgttttttgtaaagaTAAATGTGGCCTTAGCAGGGATAAAAGAATTTATTACCTTAGGAATGTAATAAAATGGGAGTACATGCTTGTgatgaaataattaatttttctatAAGTATTATTAGTATGAAAAGGCATTTTCccaacaacaaccctgtgaggttggtaGTAGAAGGACTATTATCatctttttgtagatgagggaactATGAATCGAGACCACTTACACAGCTTTTAAGGAATGGAGTTGGGATTTAAATACAAGTCCTATACCAAATCAAGTTCATGGTTTTTTCTCACTACAGTAAGGAATGCAAGTTTCATTCTATTCATTTCACAAGGAGTTTTGGAAAACGAAAAAGAAGATATATATTATTGTCATTGATAGCTGTCAATAAAGAGTTGCTATCTTGAAGAGCCTCAAAAGGGGGAAGAATAAGCAAAGGAGATACTGATTAAATTTTATGAGCAAGTAAAAGGAAGATAAGATCAAACTGCAAGACCTCCTCCACATATACCTGTACCTTTCTAATATACCATGCATACAACTATCAGATTAAATTtactatgataataataatagtatcatatcatatcatgatTCACCCTTCCAACCTATAAAGTAAATCAAAACTTTTGGGTCAAAGAGGAAAATGTGTGTTCGTCtctcattgctgaagaagaccctgccatcagagaaatgatgacatgacttgcacttgactttgtttggagtgagggagggctgtgcaggtcaccagcctcacttctcctccagagtcatctgaatccagtgaccagatattcatcaggaagactggagatgacccaggatgaggcaactgaggttaagtgacttgcccaaggtcacacagctagtgagtgtcaagcgtctgaggtgagatttgaactcaggtcctcctgactcctgcactggtgctctatctaccgtACCACTAAGCTGCCCTCAAAGAGGAAAATGGGCTGCCTGAAGAGGTAGCATGTTCCTATCAGATCATAAATTCCTTTAGAgtaaagattatttcattctttgtatttctatccccaatACTTCACACAGTTTAATAATGCTTACTGGTTGACTGACTTAaaggaagtcttcaagcagaggctggatgataATATAGTATGTCAACAGAAGGGATTTTATTCAGGTGTAGACTTAGATCTCATTCAATACTGGCAAGCCGAGATTTGAGTCATACTACTcaatctatctttctagcctcattatACACAGACAAATTGGACTtatctctgttcctcacacatgatgttccatctcttatctccatgcctttgtaccaGCTGTCCCTCACCCTAGGAATAAACtttcccctcatctctgcctcatagaaacctttcaagactcagctcaagcaccaacttctacatgaaactttttCTGATTCCCTCAATTGCCAGGGTGCTCtctctcaaactaccttgtattttaaCTGCTCTGTTTGTCTCTTTGtagatttacacacacacacacacacacacgcgcacacacacacacacacacacacacgcacacacacacccatcctCTCTTATTGTTTCCTccgttagaatataagttcctgtTGAATAAGGACTGTTTCACTCACTGTATTTGTACCCCTAGTGCTAGCATTTGTGCCTAGTACTGCAtagtgcttggtatatagtaaaTGGGTAATAAATATTCTGATTGTCACAAGAGGCAGAAAGGCTAactatgaaaataatgaaaagactgCAGAATTTAAGGATAAGAAATCAGTGGTGACCTTCAAGAGCAGTTTCTGTAAATTAATGAATACTAAAATCAGGTTACAAAGGGAATGGGAACTAAGGAAATGGAAGGCTACAGGCAAACACTACTTGGTGAAAATTGAAAATCTATGCAGGACACAGAGCCAATTAGCCTCTGCCCTTCTCCAAATACCTGGAAGGTTTAGGGAGTGATTCCTGGATCAACATTTCAAAGATGTTTTCTCCCTGACTGACCAGCTGACATATTGCTTGTAGTAAATTCCCAGCTGTTAGCTTTTCATTCACTCACATAGACTGATGTCTCTTGGAGCTTCACTCTCCAGCATCCATGGTACTTCCATATGTTCCATCTGGGAGGTCACATTTGGTTTGGAAGTTGAAAGCCCTGATAATGGGTGAGAAGAGGTAAATGGACATTCAtgttgaaagggaagaaaagtcaTTCTAGAATACTGTCAATCCTTTCGATCATGAGTGAGTAGTGAGGTAAAAATGAACATGCTAAGAAGTCTCAAGAGGTAGCTAAAAGAATTTCTGAAGGAAACACCTACTGTGCTTCCACAGACTACAGGGGAATACATTATGGAGTTCAAGAGGACACATAGGTGTATTCCTCCTAGTGAGAATGTGCAATTCTCAAATACCTGGAAGTATGTGAACTAGGTTCTTGACAAAAAAGGtgggacagagagcacaggatgcgTAAAGGACAGAACCATAGAAAGCAGTGAGTAAACAAAGCTACTGTCCAAGGTTCAGTTCTACAGGGTAAAGATCTCTCACTTGGGAATATAgagcataaaaaaaaaagtcctgtgATTTGATTCAAAAAGGTTTAAGAATCTCTAGTTTCTAGAGACTAAGACAAAATGAACTCTGGCATCCCAGAGTCTTTACAACCAacgatgttttaaaaaaaaaaaagcataaatttGGAATCACAAGGGGGAAGAGTTACCAAGAAAAACTAAGTTCCTATAGTTCTCCAACAGCACATCCCTGCAGAGGTCCTGTTGAACAGGTTCCAGTTGTTCCCATTCCTCCCAAG is part of the Notamacropus eugenii isolate mMacEug1 chromosome 3, mMacEug1.pri_v2, whole genome shotgun sequence genome and harbors:
- the LOC140497273 gene encoding uncharacterized protein; its protein translation is MLALNKMTISLNPQNLDVQEENRILKVETSIDQVITLGKEKKFNPEASRRNFRCFPYPEKAGPREAVNQLWKLCLQWLRPEIHSKEQILELLVLEQFLTILPSEIRIWVKSQYPENIEEVVCLVEDLTQSLEEEASCSCDSPLLQEESTEKEEMFPVTKFLESVTFKDVAPDFTWEEWEQLEPVQQDLCRDVLLENYRNLVFLGLSTSKPNVTSQMEHMEVPWMLESEAPRDISLYWDTGPDAKKFPKWKTSVEESSQGETIKGHNSWNSELGEAFICYDMLVRQQGQQENHLKLGTITHEENPSKVRGSESSEFEKSFNLSSMLITQQRIPLVNSFSQYDTHGKSFKDNSELSECPGIYAVEESLKYKGFGKVFSQDLQLNLHRARHCREKSYKCNECGKAFTKWANLTRHQRIHSGEKPFKCNECGKAFTQRAQLTQHQLTHSGEKPFKCYECGKAFTQRAHVTQHQLTHSGERPYKCNECGKAFTNRGILTDHQRIHSGEKPYKCNECGKAFTKRGILTQHQRIHSGEKPYKCKECGKGFNRSTHLTLHQHTHNQEKPFRCNECGKAYSQISQLNTHQKVHSAEKPYKCNECGKAYSQISQLKIHQRIHSGEKPYKCNECGKGFNRKTHLTRHHRIHTGEKNLLPQ